One window from the genome of Oceanisphaera sp. IT1-181 encodes:
- a CDS encoding IS1595 family transposase encodes MKSTGFAKLKRQLTELQPRQRHELLILLQQPDSFPELIARLEELTASHPTCPHCRDDAPYKWGSMNGRQRYRCRACKKTFTSLTGTPLAGLRMAERWLEYAEQMMESTTLRKAAKKCQINLGTSFRWRHRFLQLVDYTKSSELGGIVEADETFIRESFKGKRDLSKRKPRRRGSDKKNIKWVKVMVLRDRNHNEADFVMKRFTLRKLERCLLPRLRSGAVLCSDGHLNYEALAAKHHLLHKPVNSSAGQRVREEIFHIQGVNAYHSRLKQWIMRFHGVATQYLHHYLGWFRWFEHTRKADAQPIDFIWQCAVQPRFQQLKRT; translated from the coding sequence ATGAAAAGTACAGGTTTCGCCAAACTTAAACGCCAACTGACTGAACTCCAGCCTCGGCAGCGGCATGAACTGCTGATACTGCTTCAGCAACCAGACTCGTTTCCCGAGCTCATTGCTCGACTAGAAGAACTCACTGCTTCACACCCAACATGCCCTCATTGCCGCGATGATGCTCCCTATAAGTGGGGAAGCATGAATGGTAGACAGCGTTACCGCTGCCGGGCTTGCAAGAAGACATTTACCTCTCTGACCGGCACGCCACTTGCTGGGCTTCGAATGGCTGAGCGGTGGTTGGAATATGCGGAGCAGATGATGGAATCCACAACACTTCGCAAAGCCGCCAAAAAGTGTCAGATAAACTTAGGTACATCATTCAGGTGGCGACACCGCTTTCTGCAACTGGTTGATTATACTAAGTCTTCTGAGCTGGGCGGTATCGTCGAAGCCGATGAAACGTTTATACGTGAATCCTTCAAAGGCAAGCGGGATCTCAGTAAGAGAAAACCTCGCCGCCGTGGTAGCGATAAGAAAAACATTAAGTGGGTCAAAGTGATGGTACTGCGCGACCGCAACCACAACGAAGCCGACTTTGTAATGAAACGCTTTACGCTCAGAAAGCTGGAACGCTGCCTGCTGCCGCGATTACGGTCTGGCGCTGTGCTCTGTAGCGATGGCCATCTTAACTACGAGGCGTTGGCAGCCAAACATCACTTGCTTCACAAGCCGGTTAACAGCAGTGCCGGTCAGCGGGTACGTGAAGAGATATTCCATATCCAGGGTGTGAATGCTTATCACAGTCGACTGAAGCAATGGATAATGCGTTTTCATGGTGTCGCCACCCAGTACCTTCACCATTACCTTGGTTGGTTCAGGTGGTTTGAGCATACCAGGAAGGCTGATGCTCAACCCATTGATTTTATATGGCAATGTGCGGTTCAGCCGCGTTTTCAACAACTAAAGCGAACATAG
- a CDS encoding type I restriction-modification enzyme R subunit C-terminal domain-containing protein, which yields MQWRNIKGQSEALQWDLQITELQLIQLANPSQLDVAKESVLDKVQQLSMHINQVRAKAEDIKTIQQTSFWKGVGQPELEAKRQALRSIIHWRDKTPAPTTPPQLVLDITETPGGYQTEERLTNIVSVDYQIYRQQVEATLAPLFESNAILNKIRSGTPVTPAELDQLNALVHVHNPNLDLSVLKEFFPDSTVGVDQLLRTIVGMNTSAVEAAFTQFVQTYHTSLSSNQQRFIELLKNHLCRFGTINVAELYEQPFISVHSDGLEGVFSDRQADALCDLVKGFGVDLGKLKPITNVMR from the coding sequence ATGCAATGGCGCAATATTAAAGGCCAATCTGAAGCGCTACAGTGGGATCTGCAAATTACAGAGTTACAACTAATACAGCTAGCTAACCCCAGCCAGTTAGATGTAGCTAAAGAATCGGTGCTGGATAAAGTACAGCAGTTATCTATGCACATTAATCAGGTGCGTGCTAAAGCTGAAGACATTAAAACCATCCAGCAAACTAGCTTTTGGAAGGGTGTTGGGCAGCCAGAGCTAGAAGCTAAACGCCAGGCCTTGCGCAGCATTATTCATTGGCGTGATAAAACGCCTGCTCCAACCACGCCGCCGCAGCTGGTGCTCGATATTACGGAAACCCCGGGTGGCTATCAGACTGAAGAACGCCTGACCAACATAGTGTCGGTGGACTACCAAATTTACCGTCAGCAAGTAGAAGCCACCTTGGCTCCCTTGTTCGAGTCGAATGCGATATTAAATAAAATCCGCAGCGGCACTCCGGTCACCCCTGCGGAGCTAGACCAGCTTAATGCCTTGGTGCACGTGCATAATCCTAATTTGGACCTAAGCGTACTTAAAGAGTTTTTTCCTGATTCTACGGTAGGTGTAGACCAGCTGTTGCGCACCATAGTGGGTATGAATACCAGTGCGGTAGAGGCGGCTTTTACGCAGTTTGTGCAAACTTACCACACCAGTTTGAGCAGTAACCAACAGCGTTTTATTGAGTTGCTTAAAAACCATCTCTGCCGCTTTGGTACTATTAATGTGGCTGAGTTGTACGAGCAACCCTTTATTAGCGTGCACAGCGATGGCCTAGAGGGCGTGTTTTCTGATCGCCAAGCCGATGCGCTTTGTGACTTGGTAAAAGGCTTTGGTGTGGACTTGGGTAAGTTAAAGCCCATTACTAACGTGATGCGATAG
- a CDS encoding ISAs1 family transposase, with protein MNTDAFTQYFGEIDDPRQPAKIIYPLFDVLFLTICAVIAGAEGWEDIEDFGSAHLNWFQKKGLFPEGVPVHDTIARVISRLDPVQFQQCFIRWVQSITHRTDGELIAIDGKVLRGSYDRENRQSTIHMVSAFSSANGVVMGQLKTNAKSNEITAIPALLKLLDIKGCLISIDAMGCQTNIAKTIINQGGDYLLAVKGNQELLFKAVRTTLSASIAVSTNPDKINIEQGHGRTEIREYHVLPAGDLAHQFPDWKGLKTIGVAIGYRREKSGKSSLEYRYYISSAELDSIRFGKAVRGHWGIENSLHWVLDVSMKEDACPIYRENGAEVLASIRHLALNMIRSETSRKASVRRKQKMASMSCAYLDKILVAGFTVLGKK; from the coding sequence ATGAACACGGATGCTTTTACACAGTATTTTGGTGAGATAGACGACCCTCGCCAACCAGCCAAAATTATCTATCCGCTATTCGATGTATTGTTCCTCACCATTTGTGCTGTCATCGCTGGTGCTGAGGGTTGGGAAGACATCGAAGACTTTGGGAGTGCTCACCTGAATTGGTTTCAAAAAAAGGGCTTATTTCCAGAGGGAGTGCCAGTTCACGATACTATCGCTAGGGTGATTTCCCGCCTCGATCCCGTTCAGTTTCAGCAATGCTTTATTCGCTGGGTTCAGTCGATAACACACCGTACTGATGGTGAGCTTATCGCCATTGATGGCAAGGTACTACGCGGCTCTTACGATAGAGAGAATAGACAATCGACCATCCATATGGTCAGCGCTTTTTCCTCCGCTAATGGCGTGGTCATGGGCCAATTAAAAACCAATGCCAAGTCGAACGAAATTACCGCTATTCCAGCGCTGCTCAAGTTGTTGGATATCAAGGGATGCTTGATTTCTATTGATGCCATGGGCTGTCAGACCAACATTGCCAAGACTATTATCAACCAAGGTGGCGACTATTTACTGGCAGTAAAAGGTAATCAAGAGTTGTTGTTTAAAGCGGTGCGAACAACCCTATCAGCGAGCATAGCTGTCTCCACAAACCCCGATAAGATCAACATTGAGCAGGGGCACGGTCGTACTGAGATCCGAGAATATCATGTATTGCCAGCAGGCGATTTAGCGCACCAGTTTCCTGACTGGAAAGGCCTAAAAACTATCGGGGTGGCTATTGGCTATCGTCGTGAAAAATCAGGTAAATCCTCGCTTGAGTATCGTTACTATATCAGCTCAGCAGAGCTCGATAGTATCCGTTTCGGCAAGGCAGTCCGTGGGCATTGGGGTATCGAAAATAGCCTGCATTGGGTGTTGGATGTGTCAATGAAAGAAGATGCCTGCCCCATTTACCGTGAGAATGGGGCTGAAGTGCTGGCGAGCATCCGTCACTTAGCACTCAACATGATACGCTCTGAGACATCAAGGAAAGCCAGTGTTCGTCGAAAGCAAAAAATGGCGAGTATGAGTTGTGCTTACTTGGATAAAATATTAGTTGCTGGATTTACTGTGTTGGGCAAAAAATAA
- a CDS encoding DEAD/DEAH box helicase family protein, whose product MNFEHIRPHWPALADLGAYAEAYACSDPQSSVVKLRCFVEKMVGVIYAELRLPIEPNANFMDRLTNGSFTAVVHKLILDKFHAIRMQGNKAAHEGGVSVETALWLVEEAYYLSCWLFITQASGTREACPKFQQPTVPETTSDKADFKRKNKALQQKLTDQSAQLESALKELQDAKEAEQAAQRQAAQLKLQVDQVKTQAFGKASLVATNTLDLNEAQTRKKLIDSELRLAGWDISQDNSDTEQVTIELEVDGQPTPSGKGYCDYVLWDDNGKPLAVVEAKRANEGAEKGRQQAKLYADSLEKKYQQRPVIFYTNGYDIWIWNDSQHEAPRKLYGYYSKDSLQYLMKQRAQRQDLLKAPIDMNIAGRSYQIEAITRVSERFSDNHRKALVVQATGTGKTRVSIALTKRMLDAGWAKRVLFLCDRKELRKQAGNAFNEFIKEPLYVVGRSKKQDQNNARIYISTYPGMINIYEQFDVGYFDLIIADESHRSVYNVFGDLFKYFDARQVGLTATPVEMISRSTSRLFGCDYKMPTANYPLEQAVADGNLAPFRVVTHTTQFMRDGIQGHSLTDAQIAELEDQGVDPNELDFEAPSIDKAIYNIDTNRAILRNLMERGLRDADGQLPGKTIIFARNIKHAELLAKLFGELYPQYGGNFCRVIHSKFVRAEELIDDFKKTDGSSDQITIAVSVDMLDTGIDVPEVVNLVFAKPIKSKVKFWQMIGRGTRLSENLYGFGKDKSEFLIFDHWGNFEYFDMDPEDTEANQVKSLAQKLFEARLDLAETAIKRAEMALFEQVITPG is encoded by the coding sequence ATGAACTTTGAACATATTAGGCCGCATTGGCCAGCGCTAGCTGATTTAGGTGCTTATGCCGAGGCCTATGCCTGCAGTGATCCCCAAAGCTCAGTAGTTAAACTACGCTGTTTCGTTGAGAAAATGGTAGGCGTTATTTATGCCGAATTGCGGCTGCCTATTGAGCCTAACGCTAATTTTATGGATCGTTTGACTAACGGCAGTTTTACGGCCGTGGTCCACAAACTGATCCTCGATAAGTTTCATGCGATTCGTATGCAGGGCAACAAGGCCGCCCACGAAGGAGGCGTGTCTGTTGAAACTGCGCTTTGGTTAGTAGAAGAAGCTTACTATCTTTCTTGCTGGTTGTTTATTACACAAGCTAGCGGTACCCGTGAAGCTTGCCCTAAGTTTCAACAACCTACAGTGCCAGAAACTACCAGTGACAAAGCCGATTTCAAGAGAAAAAATAAGGCATTACAGCAAAAGCTCACTGACCAGTCTGCACAACTTGAGAGTGCTCTCAAAGAGCTGCAAGACGCCAAAGAAGCAGAGCAAGCAGCACAGCGCCAAGCGGCCCAATTAAAGTTACAAGTTGACCAAGTTAAGACCCAAGCCTTCGGCAAGGCGAGTCTGGTAGCCACTAATACTCTGGATCTTAATGAAGCCCAAACGCGTAAAAAGCTGATTGATAGCGAGCTGCGACTGGCCGGTTGGGATATCAGCCAAGATAATTCCGACACCGAGCAAGTGACGATTGAGCTGGAAGTTGATGGCCAACCAACACCAAGTGGTAAAGGTTATTGTGACTATGTGCTGTGGGATGATAACGGCAAGCCACTGGCGGTAGTAGAGGCCAAGCGCGCCAATGAAGGCGCCGAAAAAGGCCGCCAGCAGGCTAAGCTGTATGCTGACTCATTAGAGAAAAAGTACCAGCAGCGGCCTGTTATTTTTTATACCAATGGTTATGACATCTGGATTTGGAACGACAGCCAACACGAAGCACCGCGCAAACTTTATGGCTATTACAGCAAAGACAGCCTGCAGTATCTGATGAAGCAGCGTGCTCAGCGCCAAGACCTTCTTAAGGCGCCGATTGATATGAACATTGCAGGCCGTTCATATCAAATTGAAGCTATTACCCGAGTGAGTGAGCGATTCTCGGATAACCACCGCAAGGCGCTGGTGGTGCAAGCGACGGGCACCGGTAAAACTCGTGTTTCCATTGCGCTTACTAAACGCATGCTCGATGCCGGCTGGGCTAAGCGGGTACTGTTTTTATGTGACCGTAAAGAGCTGCGTAAGCAGGCGGGAAACGCCTTTAACGAATTTATTAAAGAGCCGCTGTATGTAGTAGGGCGTAGCAAAAAGCAAGATCAAAACAATGCGCGTATTTATATCTCCACCTATCCGGGGATGATCAATATTTATGAGCAGTTTGATGTGGGCTACTTCGACTTGATTATTGCCGATGAATCTCACCGCTCGGTTTACAACGTGTTTGGTGATTTATTTAAATACTTTGATGCTCGCCAAGTGGGACTGACTGCCACACCAGTGGAAATGATCAGTCGCTCTACCAGCCGCTTGTTTGGTTGTGATTATAAGATGCCAACGGCCAACTACCCCCTAGAGCAAGCGGTGGCCGACGGCAACTTAGCGCCGTTTCGTGTGGTGACTCATACCACTCAATTTATGCGTGATGGCATTCAAGGTCATAGCTTAACCGATGCTCAAATAGCAGAGCTAGAAGACCAAGGTGTTGACCCTAACGAGCTGGACTTTGAAGCACCCAGCATAGACAAGGCGATATATAACATAGACACCAACCGCGCCATTTTGCGAAACCTAATGGAGCGCGGCTTACGCGATGCAGACGGCCAACTGCCAGGTAAAACTATTATTTTTGCCCGTAATATTAAGCACGCCGAGTTATTAGCGAAGCTGTTTGGCGAGCTATATCCGCAATATGGCGGTAATTTTTGTCGGGTTATTCACTCCAAGTTTGTAAGAGCCGAAGAGCTGATTGATGACTTTAAAAAAACTGATGGCAGCAGCGATCAAATCACCATAGCGGTGTCGGTAGATATGCTGGATACGGGTATCGATGTGCCAGAGGTAGTGAACTTAGTGTTTGCTAAGCCAATAAAATCTAAGGTGAAGTTCTGGCAGATGATTGGCCGTGGCACTCGCCTATCTGAAAATCTTTACGGGTTCGGCAAAGACAAAAGTGAATTCTTGATCTTCGATCATTGGGGCAACTTTGAATACTTCGACATGGACCCAGAAGATACTGAGGCTAATCAAGTTAAATCCTTGGCTCAGAAGCTGTTTGAAGCACGTTTGGACTTGGCTGAAACAGCCATCAAACGCGCCGAGATGGCGTTGTTTGAACAAGTTATCACACCAGGGTGA
- a CDS encoding sigma-54 interaction domain-containing protein, whose product MIKKRVLLTWLGRHDLDAEAKGGFGAIASILLNSDAPFDEVRILVSNWGGEAPRYQKWLESELSARRRPAEICFIEVSLTSPIDYPSIYATSRDQLEFLSADKALTTINLTSGTPAMIATWLLLGKGVYGTKLVQTSLQHGLVPVELPYDISLEYLQRQDGALGAMAAEQPDLAAHFEHIQSASSAMVDVVKLAKKLAPRNIPVIIQGESGTGKEVIAEAIHNASLRASKPFIAVNCGAIPESLIDSQLFGHRKGAFTGAIADRKGFFDEANEGTLFLDEVGELALDAQAKLLRALQQQEVTAVGASKSHKVNIRVIAATHRNLLEMVDLGQFREDLFYRLAVGIIQLPPLRERTADIPELVTELMSRLNEDASDQPGYKSKNISELAILFIKEQSWPGNIRELWNTLLRASIWSEDEQLEVSHLQQAMIKRSVKSERNPLKMDVSQGVDITELLEDTKRYYVEEALRLTAGQRGRAAALLGLNNHQTLGNWMKQLGINEA is encoded by the coding sequence GTGATCAAAAAGCGGGTGTTGCTTACTTGGCTAGGTCGTCATGACTTGGATGCGGAAGCGAAGGGTGGTTTTGGCGCTATTGCTTCTATTTTATTGAACTCGGACGCGCCTTTTGATGAGGTGCGCATTCTGGTCAGTAACTGGGGAGGCGAAGCGCCTCGTTATCAAAAGTGGCTTGAATCAGAGCTAAGTGCTAGGCGCCGGCCTGCTGAGATCTGCTTTATCGAGGTTTCGCTAACTAGCCCAATCGATTACCCCAGTATCTACGCGACCAGTCGCGATCAGCTTGAATTCCTTTCTGCCGACAAGGCATTGACCACTATTAACCTCACATCCGGTACTCCAGCCATGATTGCGACTTGGCTGTTGTTAGGTAAGGGTGTATACGGTACCAAGTTGGTGCAGACCTCGTTGCAACATGGCCTTGTGCCCGTAGAGCTGCCTTATGATATTTCATTAGAATATTTACAGCGCCAAGATGGTGCTCTGGGTGCTATGGCTGCAGAACAGCCAGATTTGGCTGCGCATTTTGAGCATATTCAAAGTGCTTCCAGTGCCATGGTGGATGTAGTGAAGTTGGCTAAAAAGCTGGCACCCCGCAATATCCCAGTGATTATTCAGGGCGAGTCAGGCACAGGTAAAGAAGTGATTGCTGAGGCTATTCATAATGCTTCGTTGCGGGCGAGCAAACCGTTTATTGCTGTTAACTGTGGTGCTATCCCAGAGTCATTAATTGATTCGCAGTTATTTGGTCATCGCAAAGGTGCTTTCACGGGAGCCATTGCTGATCGCAAAGGATTTTTTGATGAGGCCAATGAGGGAACTTTATTTCTTGATGAGGTGGGCGAGTTAGCGCTGGATGCACAAGCCAAGTTGTTGCGTGCCTTACAGCAGCAAGAAGTCACGGCTGTAGGTGCGAGCAAGTCACATAAAGTGAACATTCGTGTGATTGCTGCCACCCACCGTAACCTGCTGGAAATGGTGGATTTGGGGCAGTTTCGTGAAGATTTGTTTTATCGGTTGGCGGTGGGCATCATACAGCTACCACCATTGCGAGAACGGACTGCCGATATTCCCGAATTAGTCACAGAACTCATGTCTCGTTTGAACGAAGATGCCAGTGATCAGCCAGGGTATAAAAGTAAAAATATTTCCGAATTGGCAATATTATTTATTAAAGAGCAGTCTTGGCCGGGTAATATTCGTGAGTTGTGGAACACTTTATTAAGAGCTTCTATCTGGTCCGAAGATGAACAGCTAGAAGTCAGCCATCTACAGCAAGCCATGATCAAACGGTCTGTAAAAAGTGAGCGAAATCCATTAAAAATGGATGTGTCTCAAGGCGTAGATATTACAGAATTGCTTGAAGATACAAAGCGTTACTACGTAGAAGAGGCGCTGAGGTTAACCGCAGGGCAAAGAGGAAGAGCCGCTGCCTTGTTAGGGCTGAATAATCATCAAACCTTAGGTAATTGGATGAAGCAACTGGGTATTAATGAAGCCTAA
- a CDS encoding chlorohydrolase family protein, which yields MKTTKITAKYVIGFKDGGHHIYEQGELVYRGDTVLFVGHGYQGQIDETLAMGNALIGPGFIDLDAVADLDSTVLAFDHQPGWKKGRLPASSWQRRETYNDAQLDFNKRYAFSQLLLNGITTIAPITSVLYREWAETADEFRRAADIAVSLGVRAYLGPAYMSGYGVVNPDASVEMRFNEQRGLKGLEEAVHYVEQLHQYGDTIKGMLAPDRIEGCTPELLRQTAKAMRALDCPVRLHSCQGEFELDMVHQLYNGMSSVELMAEHDLLDSRLLLPHLQLLGGKHATPEKIQRELSLLGQSGANAVICPLVAGRNSKYFDGVSRFREAGINLSMGTDTYPPDMIQNMHVGAILSRVNSGNITEASAADYYNMATLGGARALGREDIGRLCSGAKADIMVFDFDKIHTGQVFDPITAMVINGNGRDIKGVIVNGDKVVWDGQLVKLNLDLQQLHHQAQQQFDGFIASYPERSHLHPPLEEIFPPSFPTSKV from the coding sequence ATGAAAACCACCAAAATCACCGCCAAGTACGTTATCGGTTTCAAGGACGGCGGTCACCATATCTACGAGCAGGGCGAGCTGGTCTATCGCGGCGATACCGTGCTGTTTGTCGGCCACGGCTATCAGGGCCAGATCGACGAAACCCTGGCCATGGGCAACGCCCTGATCGGCCCCGGTTTTATCGATCTGGATGCTGTCGCGGATCTGGACTCTACCGTACTCGCCTTCGACCACCAGCCCGGCTGGAAAAAAGGCCGCCTGCCTGCCAGCAGCTGGCAACGGCGCGAAACCTACAACGATGCCCAGCTCGACTTCAACAAGCGCTATGCCTTCAGTCAGCTGCTGTTAAACGGCATCACCACCATAGCGCCGATCACCTCCGTCCTGTACCGTGAGTGGGCCGAAACCGCCGATGAATTCCGGCGTGCCGCCGATATCGCCGTCAGCCTAGGGGTGCGTGCCTATCTGGGTCCGGCCTATATGTCCGGGTATGGCGTGGTCAACCCGGATGCCAGTGTCGAGATGCGCTTCAATGAACAGCGGGGACTAAAAGGGCTGGAAGAAGCGGTGCACTATGTGGAGCAACTCCACCAGTACGGAGACACCATCAAGGGCATGCTGGCCCCGGACCGTATCGAAGGCTGTACCCCCGAGCTGCTGCGCCAGACCGCAAAGGCCATGCGCGCCCTCGATTGCCCGGTCCGGCTGCACAGCTGCCAGGGCGAGTTCGAATTGGATATGGTGCACCAACTGTACAACGGCATGTCGTCGGTTGAGCTGATGGCCGAACATGACCTGCTCGACTCTCGCTTGCTGCTGCCTCACCTCCAGTTATTGGGCGGCAAACATGCCACCCCAGAGAAAATACAAAGGGAGTTGTCGTTGCTCGGCCAGAGCGGCGCCAACGCGGTGATTTGTCCGCTGGTGGCCGGCCGCAACTCCAAGTATTTCGATGGCGTCAGCCGCTTCCGTGAAGCGGGTATCAACCTCAGCATGGGCACCGACACTTACCCGCCGGACATGATCCAGAACATGCACGTCGGCGCCATCCTCAGCCGGGTCAACAGCGGTAATATTACCGAGGCCTCGGCGGCGGATTATTACAATATGGCCACCCTGGGTGGAGCCAGAGCGCTGGGCCGGGAGGATATAGGACGCCTTTGCTCGGGTGCCAAAGCCGATATCATGGTGTTCGACTTCGATAAAATTCACACCGGCCAGGTATTCGATCCCATTACCGCCATGGTAATCAACGGTAACGGTCGGGATATCAAGGGAGTGATCGTCAACGGCGACAAGGTGGTGTGGGACGGGCAGCTGGTGAAGCTGAACCTGGACTTGCAGCAATTGCATCACCAGGCCCAGCAGCAGTTCGACGGTTTTATCGCCAGCTATCCAGAACGTAGTCATCTGCATCCCCCGTTGGAGGAAATTTTTCCGCCTTCGTTCCCGACCAGCAAGGTCTGA
- a CDS encoding amidohydrolase family protein, with product MTTTLIRQVRLSGDQESKDILIEGSKIVRIESHIPLSSGATLLEGHHRLVLPGFIDGHAHIDKSLWGMDWYENQVPRELPAIIENERGFRRQYDFNSQQQSERIARLAIAKGTTHIRTHIDVDTEIGLKHIEGVLATRDKLADQVYIETVCFPQSGMLGRPGTRALMEEAVKLGADYVGGIDPSSFERDPVAHIDAIFEIAVRYGKGVDLHLHEAAELGAFSVELMIERTLALGLQGKVTISHAFCLGEIDLAYQDRLIEGLAKADIAIATTAPANRSVPPYEKLRAAGIKVTAGNDGIRDTWSPYGNADMLQRAMLMGLKYRWRQDKELEQALHAITYGGAEVMGLKDYGLAVGCQADLVLLDARAVAEAIVEPPIARTVFKAGKLVADRGECLF from the coding sequence ATGACTACTACACTGATCCGGCAGGTTCGTCTCAGCGGAGACCAGGAAAGCAAGGATATCCTGATCGAAGGGAGCAAGATCGTGCGCATCGAGTCGCATATTCCATTATCGAGCGGAGCCACCTTGCTTGAAGGGCATCATCGTCTTGTATTACCAGGCTTTATAGACGGCCATGCCCATATCGATAAATCCTTGTGGGGTATGGACTGGTATGAAAATCAGGTTCCTAGGGAGCTACCCGCTATTATCGAAAACGAACGAGGCTTTCGTCGTCAGTATGATTTTAATTCCCAGCAACAATCGGAACGCATCGCCCGACTGGCCATTGCCAAAGGCACCACACATATCCGTACTCATATCGATGTAGACACCGAAATCGGCCTAAAACACATAGAAGGGGTGCTGGCCACCAGAGACAAGCTGGCCGACCAAGTCTATATCGAAACCGTCTGTTTCCCCCAGAGTGGCATGCTGGGCCGGCCCGGCACCCGGGCGCTGATGGAAGAAGCTGTCAAACTGGGCGCCGATTATGTGGGAGGCATCGATCCCTCCTCCTTCGAACGCGATCCTGTGGCCCATATAGATGCGATATTCGAGATCGCCGTTCGATACGGTAAAGGTGTCGATCTGCATCTGCACGAGGCCGCCGAGTTGGGTGCCTTCTCGGTCGAACTGATGATAGAGCGCACCCTGGCTCTGGGTCTGCAGGGCAAGGTTACCATCAGCCACGCTTTCTGCCTGGGCGAGATAGACCTCGCTTATCAGGATCGACTCATCGAGGGGCTGGCCAAGGCGGATATTGCCATAGCCACCACGGCGCCGGCCAACCGCAGTGTGCCACCCTATGAAAAGCTGCGCGCCGCCGGCATAAAAGTCACCGCCGGTAACGACGGTATCCGCGACACCTGGAGTCCTTACGGCAATGCGGACATGCTGCAACGGGCCATGTTGATGGGACTAAAATATCGCTGGCGTCAGGACAAGGAACTGGAGCAGGCGCTGCACGCCATTACCTATGGCGGCGCCGAGGTGATGGGACTGAAAGATTATGGTCTGGCAGTCGGCTGCCAGGCGGATTTGGTGCTGCTGGATGCCCGAGCGGTGGCCGAGGCCATCGTCGAACCACCTATAGCTCGCACCGTGTTCAAGGCCGGCAAACTGGTCGCCGACAGGGGCGAATGCCTGTTCTGA